From Lolium perenne isolate Kyuss_39 chromosome 5, Kyuss_2.0, whole genome shotgun sequence, a single genomic window includes:
- the LOC127346597 gene encoding uncharacterized protein, with protein MTAGRHEGRAGGRLHRLLLAEVRSEVLLPASSSSGNLARDLLMLATTRSRCIQDHSRQQTKQLLRVMVGCRRGLLCCRDGGGEARMMNQCSPAMAAAPAVWPELLPLASSGDNATSTVGQHSELPLPREA; from the exons ATGACGGCGGGGAGGCACGAAGGACGAGCCGGTGGTCGCCTGCACCGCCTGCTTCTGGCAGAAGTCCGGTCGGAGGTGCTTCTGCCGGCGTCTTCTTCTTCTGGCAACCTCGCCCGCGACCTACTGATGTTGGCCACCACTCGAAGCCGCTGCATCCAG GATCACTCACGGCAACAGACCAAACAGCTGCTGCGTGTGATGGTGGGCTGCCGGAGGGGCTTGCTGTGTTGCCGGGATGGCGGCGGGGAAGCACGGATGATGAATCAGTGTTCCCCTGCCATGGCTGCTGCTCCCGCAGTATGGCCGGAACTGCTGCCGCTGGCGTCTTCCGGCGACAACGCCACTTCTACTGTCGGCCAGCACTCTGAGCTGCCACTGCCTC GCGAAGCATGA
- the LOC127346583 gene encoding uncharacterized protein isoform X2, with translation MSSEKVRGLCSAAAADVRLEKQLQAWRNDPIWTDHPPEIKVTVPQGSLCNLNLRFEAGLPPDAVYNIIIDPENKRVFKNIKEVVSRKVLLDEGSRQVVEVEQAAIWKFLWWSGILSVHVFVDQNRRNHTVKFKQGRSGFMKKFEGCWKIEPLFVDKEACLPLDPNTLEEYDSCTAGRGRVGSAITLDQLIEPAILPPQPIAWYVRGITAKTTEMLVNDLIAETARLRGVASNVDNKHYTEENCDISSDLLTEQSSDIKERWQQRRSGRHGNSLRSARQEV, from the exons ATGTCGTCAGAGAAGGTCAGGGGATTATGTAGTGCTGCTGCTGCAGATGTTAGATTGGAGAAGCAGCTCCAGGCTTGGAGAAATGACCCTATTTGGACTGATCATCCTCCAGAAATCAAG GTCACTGTGCCACAAGGCTCTCTCTGCAATCTTAATTTGAGATTTGAGGCAGGATTACCACCGGATGCAGTTTACAACATTATAATTGATCCTGAGAACAAAAGAGTGTTCAAAAATATTAAG GAAGTGGTATCAAGGAAGGTCTTGCTTGATGAAGGATCAAGGCAGGTCGTTGAAGTGGAGCAGGCAGCCATATGGAAATTCCTCTGGTGGTCTGGCATCTTGTCAGTTCATGTTTTTGTGGATCAGAACAGAAGAAATCACACT GTTAAGTTCAAACAAGGAAGAAGTGGTTTTATGAAGAAATTTGAGGGTTGCTGGAAAATAGAGCCCCTATTTGTTGACAAGGAAGCATGCCTTCCTCTTGATCCAAATACTCTGGAAGAATATGATTCTTGTACTGCCGGCAGAGGAAGAGTTGGATCTGCCATCACCTTGGATCAGCTTATTGAACCTGCTATCTTACCTCCACAGCCCATTGCATGGTATGTGAGAGGAATTACCGCGAAGACAACGGAGATGCTGGTCAATGACCTGATAGCGGAAACCGCTCGGCTTCGGGGTGTGGCAAGCAACGTTGATAACAAGCACTATACTGAAGAAAACTGTGATATTAGTAGTGACCTCCTAACAGAACAGAGTAGCGATATTAAGGAACGGTGGCAGCAGAGAAGATCTGGACGACATGGAAATTCTCTTAGATCGGCAAGACAAGAAGTATAA
- the LOC139831661 gene encoding uncharacterized protein, with protein MKDLTKRSRLRLPQTAACPQTAQQTAVGNNGQKEPRQTEPEVDTVVAPKRAPKRRQALGRNRASPARLFKLNALLNDAQRNLIEQWGWGGMLKVMAKEMPASLSMWVLGCFDPIRSELAIPGRGSIPVNADSYTRVFGLRNEGRSVCYEMTTEAIAFFNVEYGIESGSAPDFTDWCRMIKDMNGASDMKFLRAYFAGVISCFISPSTFAPSPCVLPVPTQS; from the exons ATGAAGGatttgaccaagcgttctcgtttGCGTTTACCACAAACTGCTGCCTGTCCACAAACTGCTCAGCAG ACTGCAGTTGGTAACAATGGTCAGAAAGAGCCGCGCCAAACTGAACCTGAAGTTGATACGGTTGTTGCACCAAAGCGTGCACCTAAACGGCGTCAGGCG TTGGGTAGGAATCGCGCATCTCCTGCCAGGTTGTTCAAATTGAACGCTCTGCTTAATGATGCCCAGAGAAATCTTATTGAGCAATGGGGTTGGGGAGGCATGCTTAAGGTGATGGCTAAAGAAATGCCTGCTTCTTTGAGCATGTGGGTTCTTGGCTGTTTCGATCCTATCAGAAGTGAGCTCGCTATTCCAGGGAGAGGTAGCATACCAGTGAATGCTGATAGTTACACCAGGGTTTTTGGTTTGCGGAATGAGGGAAGATCAGTGTGTTATGAGATGACTACTGAAGCTATTGCATTCTTCAATGTCGAATATGGTATAGAGAGTGGATCAGCACCAGATTTTACTGATTGGTGCAGAATGATAAAGGACATGAATGGAGCTTCAGATATGAAGTTTCTCCGTGCTTACTTTGCTGGTGTAATCAGTTGCTTCATAAGTCCTTCAACCTTCGCTCCATCACCCTGTGTGTTACCAGTGCCTACTCAATCTTGA
- the LOC127346583 gene encoding uncharacterized protein isoform X1 — protein sequence MGSSNQDPGVSLRTAGWLHRPVDSLMQIPDKIQNSLKLHLGRFLKTGGGGDVKAQMSSEKVRGLCSAAAADVRLEKQLQAWRNDPIWTDHPPEIKVTVPQGSLCNLNLRFEAGLPPDAVYNIIIDPENKRVFKNIKEVVSRKVLLDEGSRQVVEVEQAAIWKFLWWSGILSVHVFVDQNRRNHTVKFKQGRSGFMKKFEGCWKIEPLFVDKEACLPLDPNTLEEYDSCTAGRGRVGSAITLDQLIEPAILPPQPIAWYVRGITAKTTEMLVNDLIAETARLRGVASNVDNKHYTEENCDISSDLLTEQSSDIKERWQQRRSGRHGNSLRSARQEV from the exons ATGGGAAGCAGTAACCAAGACCCGGGGGTGAGCCTCCGGACGGCTGGCTGGCTGCACAGACCTGTCGATAGCCTCATGCAGATCCCGGATAAGATTCAGAACTCTCTCAAG CTGCATTTGGGGCGTTTCTTGAAGACGGGCGGCGGTGGTGATGTCAAGGCTCAAATGTCGTCAGAGAAGGTCAGGGGATTATGTAGTGCTGCTGCTGCAGATGTTAGATTGGAGAAGCAGCTCCAGGCTTGGAGAAATGACCCTATTTGGACTGATCATCCTCCAGAAATCAAG GTCACTGTGCCACAAGGCTCTCTCTGCAATCTTAATTTGAGATTTGAGGCAGGATTACCACCGGATGCAGTTTACAACATTATAATTGATCCTGAGAACAAAAGAGTGTTCAAAAATATTAAG GAAGTGGTATCAAGGAAGGTCTTGCTTGATGAAGGATCAAGGCAGGTCGTTGAAGTGGAGCAGGCAGCCATATGGAAATTCCTCTGGTGGTCTGGCATCTTGTCAGTTCATGTTTTTGTGGATCAGAACAGAAGAAATCACACT GTTAAGTTCAAACAAGGAAGAAGTGGTTTTATGAAGAAATTTGAGGGTTGCTGGAAAATAGAGCCCCTATTTGTTGACAAGGAAGCATGCCTTCCTCTTGATCCAAATACTCTGGAAGAATATGATTCTTGTACTGCCGGCAGAGGAAGAGTTGGATCTGCCATCACCTTGGATCAGCTTATTGAACCTGCTATCTTACCTCCACAGCCCATTGCATGGTATGTGAGAGGAATTACCGCGAAGACAACGGAGATGCTGGTCAATGACCTGATAGCGGAAACCGCTCGGCTTCGGGGTGTGGCAAGCAACGTTGATAACAAGCACTATACTGAAGAAAACTGTGATATTAGTAGTGACCTCCTAACAGAACAGAGTAGCGATATTAAGGAACGGTGGCAGCAGAGAAGATCTGGACGACATGGAAATTCTCTTAGATCGGCAAGACAAGAAGTATAA